One region of Primulina tabacum isolate GXHZ01 chromosome 1, ASM2559414v2, whole genome shotgun sequence genomic DNA includes:
- the LOC142544911 gene encoding rho-N domain-containing protein 1, chloroplastic-like isoform X2 has translation MSHHSVSFVSKIIPGYVPHDGRCQTYSGVSGNTVGILFNSSRGDYKLNSDVRCLSLRHASRHTSSVCHASTGNYQRNSDSFNRKRSGFSRNRNRHNEERDGHEDIEASETVPSKNGRPLLSVSGNQKFQGTATPGPKEKEIVELFRKVQAQLRERAAMKEEKKVEELQGKNKQNETVDSLLKLLRKHSVQQGKKSTNGSRSKEFILNEPEHVSLTEERSTNISDYDHIVKHKTQESPGPLRNRPKSNFQKRSPVPEIRFQPKDSDDLVTPISQGNLDGNTKGLTLEVEAENGLELNIESDFDSESYVEPLFSEGNVLDEMTEDEASHIYGGEFLDAAEASDLSAMKLTELKALAKSRGMKGFSKLKKFELIELLSESLI, from the exons ATGTCGCATCACTCGGTTTCGTTCGTTTCGAAGATTATTCCAG GATATGTGCCACATGATGGTAGGTGTCAGACCTACTCGGGAGTGTCTGGAAATACAGTGGGAATTTTATTCAACTCTTCTCGTGGTGACTACAAGCTCAATTCTGATGTAAGGTGTTTATCATTGAGACATGCTTCTAGGCACACATCTTCTGTATGTCATGCCAGTACAGGCAATTATCAGAGAAATTCAGATTCCTTTAACCGAAAAAGGTCGGGCTTTTCCCGGAATAGGAATAGGCACAATGAAGAGAGAGATGGGCATGAAGATATTGAAGCATCTGAAACGGTTCCATCAAAAAATGGACGACCCTTGCTTTCTGTCTCTGGAAACCAAAAGTTTCAGGGAACTGCAACTCCTGGTCCTAAAGAAAAAGAGATTGTTGAGTTATTTCGAAAGGTGCAAGCACAACTTCGTGAAAGAGCAGCAATGAAGGAAGAAAAGAAGGTTGAGGAATTACAAGGAAAAAACAAACAGAACGAAACTGTTGATTCTCTACTCAAGCTTCTTAGGAAACATTCAGTTCAGCAAGGCAAGAAAAGCACCAACGGCTCCAGAAGCAAGGAATTCATTCTTAATGAACCTGAACATGTCTCGTTAACTGAAGAGAGAAGCACAAACATCTCAGATTATGATCATATTGTGAAACACAAGACACAAGAAAGCCCAGGTCCACTTCGTAACAGGCCTAAATCAAATTTCCAAAAACGTTCACCGGTCCCTGAAATCAGGTTCCAGCCCAAGGATTCTGATGACTTAGTCACTCCAATCTCGCAGGGCAATCTAGATGGTAATACAAAAGGGCTGACATTGGAGGTCGAAGCTGAAAACGGTCTTGAACTCAATATTGAATCTGATTTTGATTCTGAATCTTATGTGGAGCCACTTTTTTCAGAAGGAAACGTGCTTGATGAGATGACGGAGGATGAAGCTTCTCATATTTATGGTGGTGAGTTTCTGGATGCAGCAGAAGCTAGTGATTTAAGTGCAATGAAGCTGACTGAACTGAAAGCTCTTGCCAAGTCTCGTGGCATGAAAGGATTCTCGAAGTTGAAAAAGTTTGAGCTTATCGAATTGCTGAGCGAGAGCTTGATCTGA
- the LOC142544911 gene encoding rho-N domain-containing protein 1, chloroplastic-like isoform X1, translating to MSHHSVSFVSKIIPELFLNLDAGYVPHDGRCQTYSGVSGNTVGILFNSSRGDYKLNSDVRCLSLRHASRHTSSVCHASTGNYQRNSDSFNRKRSGFSRNRNRHNEERDGHEDIEASETVPSKNGRPLLSVSGNQKFQGTATPGPKEKEIVELFRKVQAQLRERAAMKEEKKVEELQGKNKQNETVDSLLKLLRKHSVQQGKKSTNGSRSKEFILNEPEHVSLTEERSTNISDYDHIVKHKTQESPGPLRNRPKSNFQKRSPVPEIRFQPKDSDDLVTPISQGNLDGNTKGLTLEVEAENGLELNIESDFDSESYVEPLFSEGNVLDEMTEDEASHIYGGEFLDAAEASDLSAMKLTELKALAKSRGMKGFSKLKKFELIELLSESLI from the exons ATGTCGCATCACTCGGTTTCGTTCGTTTCGAAGATTATTCCAG AACTATTTCTTAACCTCGATGCAGGATATGTGCCACATGATGGTAGGTGTCAGACCTACTCGGGAGTGTCTGGAAATACAGTGGGAATTTTATTCAACTCTTCTCGTGGTGACTACAAGCTCAATTCTGATGTAAGGTGTTTATCATTGAGACATGCTTCTAGGCACACATCTTCTGTATGTCATGCCAGTACAGGCAATTATCAGAGAAATTCAGATTCCTTTAACCGAAAAAGGTCGGGCTTTTCCCGGAATAGGAATAGGCACAATGAAGAGAGAGATGGGCATGAAGATATTGAAGCATCTGAAACGGTTCCATCAAAAAATGGACGACCCTTGCTTTCTGTCTCTGGAAACCAAAAGTTTCAGGGAACTGCAACTCCTGGTCCTAAAGAAAAAGAGATTGTTGAGTTATTTCGAAAGGTGCAAGCACAACTTCGTGAAAGAGCAGCAATGAAGGAAGAAAAGAAGGTTGAGGAATTACAAGGAAAAAACAAACAGAACGAAACTGTTGATTCTCTACTCAAGCTTCTTAGGAAACATTCAGTTCAGCAAGGCAAGAAAAGCACCAACGGCTCCAGAAGCAAGGAATTCATTCTTAATGAACCTGAACATGTCTCGTTAACTGAAGAGAGAAGCACAAACATCTCAGATTATGATCATATTGTGAAACACAAGACACAAGAAAGCCCAGGTCCACTTCGTAACAGGCCTAAATCAAATTTCCAAAAACGTTCACCGGTCCCTGAAATCAGGTTCCAGCCCAAGGATTCTGATGACTTAGTCACTCCAATCTCGCAGGGCAATCTAGATGGTAATACAAAAGGGCTGACATTGGAGGTCGAAGCTGAAAACGGTCTTGAACTCAATATTGAATCTGATTTTGATTCTGAATCTTATGTGGAGCCACTTTTTTCAGAAGGAAACGTGCTTGATGAGATGACGGAGGATGAAGCTTCTCATATTTATGGTGGTGAGTTTCTGGATGCAGCAGAAGCTAGTGATTTAAGTGCAATGAAGCTGACTGAACTGAAAGCTCTTGCCAAGTCTCGTGGCATGAAAGGATTCTCGAAGTTGAAAAAGTTTGAGCTTATCGAATTGCTGAGCGAGAGCTTGATCTGA